One Pygocentrus nattereri isolate fPygNat1 chromosome 12, fPygNat1.pri, whole genome shotgun sequence DNA window includes the following coding sequences:
- the LOC119264706 gene encoding zinc-binding protein A33-like, which produces MIAALREEEEEKTKKTKEKITEFDKILSHIVGKIKSIEDYIRGDENFFLKNLKDAEKSAQCPAVDPELYSRGLIDVAKHLGNLRYRAWKKMKDICPYFPVTLDPNTAKSSATLSEDMSSVSLGGSRRNLPNNPERFSMYNMVLGSEGFTSGSHSWEVDVGHSDHWIIGVAKQSVRRKERFTVGPLDGVWAISLQDGSYSWSLYTGKPQRVRVEVNWEKGLVTFTNPENSKVLHAYAHKFTEAVYPFFCTTSRSPLRILPNEVRVTVEKHKTVACPITTRLRQMML; this is translated from the exons ATGATCGCTGCCCTgagggaggaagaagaggagaagaccaagaagacgaaggagaaaatTACGGAATTTGATAAAATATTGTCTCATATTGTTGGCAAGATAAAAAGCATCGAGGATTATATTAGAGGTGATGAGAATTTTTTCCTTAAG aatcTTAAGGACGCTGAAAAAAG tGCTCAATGTCCAGCAGTGGATCCAGAGCTGTATTCCAGAGGTCTGATTGATGTAGCCAAACACTTGGGCAACCTGAGATACAGAGCTTGGAAGAAGATGAAGGACATCTGTCCTTACT TTCCAGTGACTTTGGACCCAAATACTGCCAAAAGTTCTGCTACGCTGTCTGAGGACATGAGCAGTGTTTCATTAGGAGGCTCAAGGAGGAACCTGCCAAACAACCCTGAGAGGTTCAGCATGTACAACATGGTTCTGGGATCTGAAGGCTTCACCTCAGGATCGCACAGCTGGGAGGTGGATGTGGGCCACAGTGATCACTGGATCATTGGAGTGGCCAAGCAGTCGGTCAGAAGGAAGGAAAGGTTCACAGTAGGGCCATTAGATGGAGTCTGGGCCATAAGTCTGCAGGACGGATCATACTCCTGGTCTTTATACACCGGGAAGCCGCAGAGAGTCCGAGTGGAAGTGAACTGGGAGAAGGGGCTGGTGACATTCACTAACCCTGAAAACAGCAAAGTGTTGCACGCTTACGCTCACAAGTTCACAGAGGCAGTATATCCATTCTTCTGTACGACCAGCAGATCTCCACTGAGGATTTTACCAAACGAGGTCAGGGTGACTGTGGAAAAGCACAAAACTGTGGCTTGTCCTATCACTACTAGGCTGCGGCAAATGATGTTATAA